The Candidatus Margulisiibacteriota bacterium nucleotide sequence CGAAGTGTTCGGCATAACTAACTCCAAATTCCGGATAATCTCCCATTGTTTCCGCTTTTTCCCGGTCAAATGATAAGACCTCATCAATGCTTTTTAGGTTAAAGTGCCAGTAGGTTGATGAACCATCCATTTTATGCTCAATAAACTCGGTTGCGAATTTGTCCCAAACGCCGTAGGCCAGCGGACCGATCATCAGGTTAGGGTCGACCGGCTTTCTTGGATCAACTACCTGATTGCCTTGAGGAACAAGATAAGTTGGGAAATGAGTTATCCCGGGTAAATTGCATTCAAGGCTGTTGCCCCAAAAGTTCACCGAATCGCTGAACTTTAGCGGGGTCCAAGCCGAGTGGTCGATCAGCCATGATTCTCCGCCGCGTTTTGGCGTTCCTGGTCTATCTCTGGTCACTTTACCCGGGTTTAATTCGATTGGCTCGATCTTGATGCCGTAGGTTGATGCAGCGCTAAACCAGCGCAGATGAAAGACAACACCCTGATGAGAAAAGGCCACCTCATTCCCTCTGGCCAGATCAGGAAAATTTCTTTTGGTGATAAATCTCCCGCAAATATTGGCATGTCTTTGATAAGCAATTGATACCGGATTGGTCATATCTATGTATATATCGCCAAAAAACTGCTAAAATTTCATTATGTCCAAAAAAGCGATAGTTTTATTGTCCGGCGGGTTAGATTCGACGACCACCCTTTATTACGCTAAAAGTAAGGGTTATAAATGCTATGCGCTGATGTTTGATTACGGCCAGCGGCATAAACGGGAATTGCGGAGTGCGGTGGCGGTTGCGAAGCGCGTCAAAGTACCTTATCAGATCATCAAGATCAAGTTGCCTTGGAAAGGAAGCTCTTTGCTTGATCCGCGTTACGCGTTACCCGTTACGCGTTCCTTCAAGACGATCGGTCAAGGGATACCGTCAACTTATGTCCCGGCCCGGAATACGATATTTTTAAGCTTCGCGCTCTCCTATGCCGAAGCGATCGGCGCCAAAGCTATCTTTATCGGTGCCAACGCCGTTGACTTCAGCGGCTATCCCGATTGCCGCCCCGATTATTACCGGGCGTTCCAGAAAGTGGCAGAGAAGGGGACGAAAGCTAAAAAGATAAGGATAATTACTCCGTTAATTAATATGACGAAAGCGCAGATCATCCGATTGGGCCTCAAGCTCGGCGCGCCGCTGGATATTACCTGGTCATGTTACGCCGGCGGCCGCAAACCCTGCAGGGTTTGCGATAGCTGTTTGCTAAGGGAAAAGGGCTTTGCTGAATTGAGGCAATAGTCCTTTCGACCATCTTCATTTTGTACCCCCCTTGAACT carries:
- the queC gene encoding 7-cyano-7-deazaguanine synthase QueC, whose product is MSKKAIVLLSGGLDSTTTLYYAKSKGYKCYALMFDYGQRHKRELRSAVAVAKRVKVPYQIIKIKLPWKGSSLLDPRYALPVTRSFKTIGQGIPSTYVPARNTIFLSFALSYAEAIGAKAIFIGANAVDFSGYPDCRPDYYRAFQKVAEKGTKAKKIRIITPLINMTKAQIIRLGLKLGAPLDITWSCYAGGRKPCRVCDSCLLREKGFAELRQ